CAGATTGTCAATAGAAATACATTTAATTCAATTAGCACATTTTTTTTTCATTCATAAAAAAAATCATGAAAACTTTCTAAAAAAGAGTAAAGAATTTTCCTCTTATAAAGAGAATGAAAAAATTAATTTCTTACAAAAAAATTGGATCAAATTTGTACAAAAATTTTCAGAAAAGATAAATCCTATTTATTTAGATTTTTTGAAAAATGAAATACAATTTAAAATTATAAAAAATAAAATATTTTTTATGATTCCTTGTAAATTGGAAAATAGAGATTTTTTATTCATTCAAACCAATTTTGAAAAATATTTCAAGAAAAAATTAAATAATCCACATTTGGAATTTAAAGTAATAAAAAAAGAATCAAAAGAATATCCAATAGAAAAGTACAATTTCTTGTCTCAAAAAAATAAATTAGTAAAAACATTAATAGAACGATTAAATTTAAGAATATCTTCTTCACAAGAAGAAAAAAATCTTTTATAATTAATTAACAAACTTTATGTTAAAATTTTTAGAAAAAAATTTCTATTCATTTTCTAAGAAAATCGATAATATGAATACTAAACACTTTTAATGATTTTAATTTATGATTCATCATTACTCGTCAAACAGTAGAAAAAAAATTTTTTTATCTTCTGCTTATTCAGATGAAGACATTGAAAATGATAGTTCTACTTCATCTCCTTACGGATCTGGAGGAAGTGGAACAGGTTCCGGTTATTATGGAGGAGCTTCAATCAGAAGCAAAACTCCTGTTTTGGATAATTTTGGGAGAGATTTGAATGCTATAGCAATAAAAGGAAAATTAGATCCTGTAGTAGGGAGAGACAAAGAAGTAGAACGAGTTTCTCAAATATTGAGTAGAAGGAAAAAAAATAATCCTTTACTCATAGGAGAACCTGGAGTAGGAAAGTCTGCCATAGCTGAAGGATTATCATTACGTATTGTGCAAAAAAAAGTTTCTAGAGTCCTATACAATAAAAGAGTAGTTGTTTTGGATTTAGCCAGCTTAGTTGCTGGAACTAAATATAGAGGTCAATTTGAAGAAAGAATTAAGGCAATTATAAATGAATCAGAAAAAAATGCAGATTTAATCCTTTTTATAGATGAAATTCACACTATAATTGGTGCAGGAGGAACCACTGGATCATTAGATGCGTCTAACATATTTAAACCTGCTTTAGCAAGAGGAGATATTCAATGTATTGGTGCTACTACGTTAAACGAATATAGACAATATATAGAAAAAGATGGAGCTTTAGAGCGAAGATTTCAAAAAATTATAGTGCAACCTTCTTCTGAAGAAGAGACTATAGAAATTTTAAAAAAAATAAAAGGAAAATATGAAAGTCATCACAATGTACTTTATACAGAAGAAGCTATAAAAGCTTGCGTAAATCTTACTGTACGATACATAGTCGATCGTTATTTGCCAGACAAAGCAATTGATGCTTTAGATGAAGCAGGATCTCGCGTTTATATCAAAAATATAAAAGTGCCACAAGAAATAGTTTTTCTAGAAAAAGAATTGGAAAATATTCGTGAAGAAAAATCCAAAGTAGTCAAAAGCCAAAAATACGAAGAAGCTGCACGTTTGCGTGATACGGAAAAACGTATAGAAAAACAATTAATAAAAGCTCAAAAAGAGTGGGAAGAATCTTCTAAGGAAAATAAAGAAATCGTATCCGAAGAAAATGTTGAAGAAGTGGTATCTATGATGAGTGGAGTTCCAGTCAACAGAATAGCTCAAGCTGAAATGAATAAGTTAAATAAAATGATAGATATATTAAAAGAAAAAATAGTAGGGCAAGATGAAGCAGTAGAAAAAATAGTGAAATCAGTTCAAAGAAACCGAACTGGATTAAAAGATCCTAATTCACCAATAGGTTCTTTTATGTTTTTAGGACAAACAGGTGTTGGAAAAACTTATTTAGCAAAAATTTTTACAAGAGAACTATTTGATTCAGAAGAATCATTAATACGTCTAGACATGAGTGAATATATGGAAAAATTCTCTATTTCTAGGTTAATAGGAGCTCCTCCAGGTTATGTTGGTTATGAAGAGGGAGGACAATTAACAGAAATTATACGTCGTAGACCTTATTCTGTCATATTATTAGATGAAATAGAAAAAGCACATCATGAAGTCTTTAATATTTTGTTGCAAATCTTAGATTACGGATGTGTAACAGATAGTATTGGAAGAAAAATTAATTTTAAAAATACCGTAATTATTTTTACGTCAAATACAGGGACACAACAATTAAAAGAATTTGGTCAAGGAATAGGATTCCATACTCAAGCAAGACAATCAAATAATTATATTAAAAATGTGTTAGAAAAAGCTTTAAAAAGAACTTTTTCTCCAGAATTTTTAAATAGAATAGATGATGTTATCATCTTTAATTCTCTAACACAAAAAGATATATCAAAAATCACTCATATAGAATTAGAAAAAATAATACTTCATGTATCTAATCTAGGGTATAAATTAATTTTTCTTCCTGAAGTAGAAGATTTTATTAAAAATAAAGGATTTGATCATGAATATGGAGCTCGTCCTTTAAAAAGAGTAATAGAAAAATTTATTAAAAATCCTATATCAGAATGTATAATTAGTGAAAAGTTAAAAAAAGGAAATCAAATCTTATTAAAGATGAATGAAAAAAACAACGATGTGAAAGTTTCTATTCAAAGAATATGAATTTTATGATTAAAAAAATAAAAATAATTGAAAAAATATTGGATTTTTTATATCCAAATCCAATTAGCACTTTATATTATATCAATGAATATACTCTCCTCATTGCTGTTATTCTTACTGCAAAAAGTAAGGAAAAAAAAGTAAATGAAGTAACAAAATATTTATTTAAAAAGATTCAAAATCCTAAAGATGTGATTCATCTTTCTATTGGAAAAATAAAAAACTATATAAAAAATATAGGACTTTATAATAAGAAATCTAAGAATATTTATGATTTATCTACTATTTTGATAAATAAATACAATAGTATTATTCCTAAAAACATTTCAGAATTAAAGTCTTTACCAGGAGTAGGACATAAAACAGCATCTGTTTTTTTATCTCATGTATCAGACATTCCTGTATTTCCTGTAGACACTCATATCCACAGAATGATGTATCGTTGGAAATTAAGTGATGGAAAAAGTGTTAAAAAAACGGAAAAAGATGCTAGACATATTTTCAATAAAATAAATTGGAGAAAGTTACATCTTCAAATTATTTCTTATGCCAAAGAATATTCACCTTCCCAAAAGTGGAATGTCAAGAAGGACATAATTTATCAAGAATTATTAAGAAACAATTTGTTATAATTTTAGATCAGAAAGGTAAATCATCAAAATCATCAGAGGATAAAGATGGAGATATAGCAGCAGAAGTTTTTTTTGAATAACCTGTAGAGGAATCTTCTATTTTCCATCCTTGGATAGAATTAAAATATTTAATCACTCCTTCAGGATTAGTCCATTCTCTTCCACGAATATTGATAAAAACTTTTATTTTATTTTTTGGTCTTACATTTTCTAATAAATCTACTTTATCTTGAATAAATTCAATTAATATATTTTGAGGATATGCCTCTTCAGTAGTGATAACAATTTCTCTTTTTCTAAATCCACTGTCAAATTTCTGAGTTTCAAACATCTTTTTAACTTTTCCTATAATTTCCATGAAATTTTATGATTTATTTTTTTTGCTATTGATTTTCTTTTTAAGTGTTTCTCCAATTTGA
This sequence is a window from Blattabacterium cuenoti. Protein-coding genes within it:
- a CDS encoding ATP-dependent Clp protease ATP-binding subunit encodes the protein MIHHYSSNSRKKIFLSSAYSDEDIENDSSTSSPYGSGGSGTGSGYYGGASIRSKTPVLDNFGRDLNAIAIKGKLDPVVGRDKEVERVSQILSRRKKNNPLLIGEPGVGKSAIAEGLSLRIVQKKVSRVLYNKRVVVLDLASLVAGTKYRGQFEERIKAIINESEKNADLILFIDEIHTIIGAGGTTGSLDASNIFKPALARGDIQCIGATTLNEYRQYIEKDGALERRFQKIIVQPSSEEETIEILKKIKGKYESHHNVLYTEEAIKACVNLTVRYIVDRYLPDKAIDALDEAGSRVYIKNIKVPQEIVFLEKELENIREEKSKVVKSQKYEEAARLRDTEKRIEKQLIKAQKEWEESSKENKEIVSEENVEEVVSMMSGVPVNRIAQAEMNKLNKMIDILKEKIVGQDEAVEKIVKSVQRNRTGLKDPNSPIGSFMFLGQTGVGKTYLAKIFTRELFDSEESLIRLDMSEYMEKFSISRLIGAPPGYVGYEEGGQLTEIIRRRPYSVILLDEIEKAHHEVFNILLQILDYGCVTDSIGRKINFKNTVIIFTSNTGTQQLKEFGQGIGFHTQARQSNNYIKNVLEKALKRTFSPEFLNRIDDVIIFNSLTQKDISKITHIELEKIILHVSNLGYKLIFLPEVEDFIKNKGFDHEYGARPLKRVIEKFIKNPISECIISEKLKKGNQILLKMNEKNNDVKVSIQRI
- a CDS encoding DUF3127 domain-containing protein: MEIIGKVKKMFETQKFDSGFRKREIVITTEEAYPQNILIEFIQDKVDLLENVRPKNKIKVFINIRGREWTNPEGVIKYFNSIQGWKIEDSSTGYSKKTSAAISPSLSSDDFDDLPF
- a CDS encoding endonuclease III domain-containing protein, whose amino-acid sequence is MNFMIKKIKIIEKILDFLYPNPISTLYYINEYTLLIAVILTAKSKEKKVNEVTKYLFKKIQNPKDVIHLSIGKIKNYIKNIGLYNKKSKNIYDLSTILINKYNSIIPKNISELKSLPGVGHKTASVFLSHVSDIPVFPVDTHIHRMMYRWKLSDGKSVKKTEKDARHIFNKINWRKLHLQIISYAKEYSPSQKWNVKKDIIYQELLRNNLL